A portion of the Scylla paramamosain isolate STU-SP2022 chromosome 2, ASM3559412v1, whole genome shotgun sequence genome contains these proteins:
- the LOC135115258 gene encoding trypsin-1-like, with product MDTSQRASRAAYRLVVVVVVLCCLTEVNGRQVERIPRAARHTPALRHTRIVGGNVTSQGQFPSVVALYHHSLFGKSFICGGTLLNTNHVLTAAQCLDGYSASSLEVVAGEQDLGHTSGLEQSHRGALKVTHDFTSTTGANDIAILRTSGHFMLAEGLVEMVPLPRDYQTPPAMCTAVGWGYTQYGGSISKDLRAVELPTLTDQECTDVYGPDQVMLDMMCAGYMGGGSGVCNGDAGGPLFCEGVMMGITSRGLHCDNYPAIFTEVSHYLDWIRLNSDA from the exons ATGGACACGTCACAGCGAGCGTCCCGTGCTGCGTAtcgcctggtggtggtggtggtggtgctgtgttgtctgacag AAGTGAACGGCAGGCAGGTGGAGAGGATACCGAGGGCGGCCCGCCACACGCCCGCCCTGCGTCACACCCGCATCGTGGGAGGCAACGTCACCAGCCAGGGCCAGTTCCCCTCCGTG gtggcGCTGTATCACCACTCTCTGTTCGGCAAGTCCTTCATCTGTGGCGGCACTCTGCTCAACACCAACCACGTCCTCACGGCGGCGCAGTGCCTCGACGG GTACTCGGCTTCCTCCCTCGAGGTGGTGGCGGGGGAGCAAGACCTGGGCCACACCTCGGGGCTGGAGCAGAGTCACCGCGGCGCCCTCAAGGTGACGCACGACTTTACCTCCACCACGGGAGCCAACGACATCGCCATTCTCAGG ACATCAGGACACTTCATGCTGGCGGAAGGCTTGGTGGAGATGGTGCCCTTGCCTCGGGACTACCAGACGCCCCCCGCCATGTGCACGGCTGTGGGCTGGGGATACACTCAG TACGGCGGCAGCATCAGCAAAGACCTTCGTGCCGTGGAGCTGCCGACCCTTACTGACCAGGAGTGCACAGACGTGTACGGGCCGGACCAAGTGATGCTAGACATGATGTGTGCAGGGTACATGGGAGGCGGCTCGGGCGTGTGCAAT GGTGACGCGGGCGGTCCCCTGTTCTGCGAGGGTGTCATGATGGGCATCACGTCGCGGGGGCTGCACTGTGATAACTACCCCGCCATCTTCACCGAGGTGTCCCACTACCTCGACTGGATCAGGCTCAACAGTGACGCGTAG